The DNA segment CGCTCGATTACGCCGCTGAGGGCGCGCGCGGCTTCAATTTCCACGATGCACGCGGAACGCTGGTGCTTGCCTATCCTTATGCGCAGCTGCGCGAGGACGCACTGGCCAGCGCGCGGCGCTTCATGACGCTTGGCCTTGAAAAGGGCGACCGGCTGGCGCTGGTCGCCGAAACCGGTCCCGAATTCGCCGCCTGCTTCTTTGGTGCCATCTATACCGGCCTGTGGCCCGTGCCGCTGCCGCTGCCGACCAGCTTCGGCGGGCGCGAAGCCTATGTCGATCAATTGCAGGTGATGCTGACTAGCTGCGACCCGCAGCACTTCGTCTATCCCGCCGACCTTGCGGACTATGCCGAGGATGCCGCCGCCCGCCTCGGTATCCCCGCCCGCCCGTGGGAAAGCCTGGTCGAGATCGAGCAATCGACGGCGGAATTACCGCAGACGGGCCCTGACGAGATCGCCTATCTTCAGTATAGCAGCGGATCGACCCGCTTCCCGCACGGCGTTGCCGTCACGCATCGCGCGCTGCTCGACAACCTTCATGCCCACGGCCTTGGCACCCGCATCCAGTCGACCGATCGCTGCGTCAGCTGGCTGCCTTGGTATCATGACATGGGCCTTGTCGGGTGCATGCTGTCACCACTCGCGAACCAGGTGTCGGTCGATTATCTGAAGACCGAGGATTTCGCTCGCCGGCCCTTGGCCTGGCTCGACCTCATCAGTCGCAATCCCGGCACCACCCTCTCCTATTCGCCGACGTTCGGCTACGACATCTGCTCGCGGCGGATGAGCAGCCAGACCAAGGCATCCGACCGGTTCGACCTGTCGCGCTGGCGCATCGCCGGCAATGGCGCGGACATGATCCGACCGGACGTCATGCAGGCCTTCGTCGACAGCTTCGCGTCCGCCGGTTTCAAGGCCGCCAGCTTCTGCCCGAGCTATGGTCTTGCCGAGGCGACCCTGGCGGTTTCGATCATGCCGCCGGGCGAAGGCATCCGGCTTGAACTGGTCGAGGAAAGCGAATTGTCGGGCGTCGGTACGCCGGCGCAGGAACGGCCGCGCCGATACCGCGCGATCGTCAATTGCGGCAAGGCCGTCGAAGGCATGGAGATCGAGATCCGCGACGCCGACGGCGCGGTCCTGCCCGACCGGGCGATCGGCAAGGTCTGGGTTCGCGGGACCAGCGTGATGGTCGGCTATTACCGTGACCAGGAATCGACCGACGCCTGCATGAAGGACGGGTGGCTGGACACTGGCGACATGGGTTATCTTTCGGGCGGCTATATCTTCATCGTCGGCCGCGCCAAGGACATGATCATCATCAATGGCCGCAACCATTGGCCGCAGGACATCGAATGGGCCGTCGAGCAGCTTCCAGGCTTCAAGTCGGGCGACATTGCGGCCTTCGCCATCACTGGCCCAAGCGGCGAGGAAACGCCGGCGGTCCTGGTCCATTGCCGGATCAGCGATCCTGAGGAACGCGGTCGGCTTCGCGACGATATCCGCGAACGGGTTCGGGCAATCACCGGCATCACGCCCGTGGTCGAATTGGTGCCGCCGCGCACCTTGCCCCGCACCTCGTCGGGCAAGCTCAGCCGGACCAAGGCGCGCAATCTTTACCTGTCCGGGGAAATCCAGCCGTTCGACGTCGCGGCCTGACCGGGAACGGTCCTGCCGCCGCCTCGTTTGGCGGGGATGGACGAAACCGAGACCGTCGCGCTGGGGATGCAGCTTCTATGGGCCGGCGCGCTGATGCTTGCCCTGACCTTGATCCATAGCCTTGGGCTTGCCGGGATCAGCAGGCTGCTTCGGCTGGATCCCGAATTGCTGAAAAAACGCTCATTCGACTCGCAGGCTTGGGGCCTGATGTCCTTTCTGGGCGCGCTGCTGTTCCTGCTGCATTTTGTCGAGATTTTCCTGTTCGCCATCTTCTACGTGCTGATCGGCGCGATCCAGGGGATGGAAGAAGCGGTGTTTTTCTCCGCATCAACCTATGCGACGATCGGCTTTACCGAGAGCTTCCCGGAAAACTGGCGCCTGGTCGGCGCGTTCGAAGGCCTGATCGGCTTCATCCTCATCGGCTGGTCCACGGCATTTATCGTCAACACGATGAACCGACTGCGCGAAGGCTGAGCCGGTCGGCACTGGGGCCTTGCACCGCGGCCAAGGCGTCGCTACTTCGCGCCTCGGCCTAGGGGTATAGCTCAGTTGGTAGAGCATCGGTCTCCAAAACCGAGGGTCGTGGGTTCGAGTCCCCCTGCCCCTGCCAGGTCGTAGCAAGGCGCGCTGAGGAATGGCGTCGCAGGTCCGCGAAGCGGATGCGGAGCAACCGGCCAGCGCGCAATGCCGGTCTGACGTCGCGGGATTTACTCCCGACACGGGGTGCGCTAATCGCTCTCCACGATCGAGGTCCGGCGGGTTGTCCGCGGACCTCGTTTTTCTATCTGCTTGAGGACATCGACATCGTGGCAAAGGTCAATCCGGGCGAATTCATCCGCCAAGTGCGCGCCGAAGGCAGCAAGGTTGTCTGGCCGACGATGAAAGAGACGCGCACCACCGCGATCATGGTGCTGATCATGACCACCATCCTCGCCATCTTCTTCTTCGGCGTCGATTCGGCATTCAGCGCCATTGTCCAATGGCTGCTTGGCCTCCTCGGCTAACCATTTAATCAGGATATCGACATGTCCCGCTGGTACATCATCCATGCTTACTCCGGCTTCGAGAACAAGGTTCGCGACGCGATCATGGCGGAAGCGCGCCGGCTCGGCCTGGAAACCCTGGTCGAGGCGGTAGAGGTCCCGACTGAAACGGTGACCGAAATCAAGCGCGGCAAGAAGGTCCAGTCGGAACGCAAGTTCATGCCCGGCTATGTCCTCGCCAAGCTGGCGATGAATGACGATGTCTATCACCTGGTGAAGAACACGCCCAAGGTTACCGGCTTTCTCGGCCCGAACGGCAAGCCGCAGGCGATCCCCGATGCGCAGGCACACCGCATGCTCGACACCAAGGACGAGACTGCCGCCGCCGCGCCGAAGGCGAAGGTGAAGGTCGACTATGAGATCGGCGATGCGGTGAAGGTTCTCGACGGGCCTTTCGCCAGCTTCAACGGCGTGGTCGAGGAACTGGATTTCGACCGGGCGCGGGTCAAGGTGAGCGTGTCGATCTTCGGCCGCGCAACGCCGGTCGAACTGGAATTCGAACAGGTCGAACGAGTGAAGTGATCCCGGGTACCGGCGGCGTTGCGCTTCGACAAAAGGCGTCTCGGGTCCGGCGAACGGTGGAACTTGCAGGCGGTTGCCGGGTTTTCCGTCCTTAACGGAAACCGAGCGGAAGCATCCTGACACGGCCATGACTGCGCGAATTCTGATTGTTGAAGACGAAATGCTCGTCGCCATGGAACTTGAGGCGATCCTCGAGGATCTCGGTCATCAGCCCGCCGGTATCGCGCCCGATCTCGCCACCGCTGACGATTATTTCGACCTGCCGCTCGACCTTGCGCTGGTCGACCTCAACCTGCGTGACGGGCTAACCGGTCCACAGATCGCCGAACGGCTGAGCTCGAAAGGTGTGCCGGTCATCTTCATTACCGCGAACCCGCGCCAGCTAGGCTCGGGGCTGGCCGGCACCATCGGGGTCATCACCAAGCCGACCGATCCGGCGACAGTGAAGGCCGCGATCGATTATGTCCTTGGCGTCCGCTCAGGCTTGCAGGTCGTGCCGCCGCCCAATCTCAAACTGTTCGGCTAGGGACTGCGCGCCAGCCGCTCGCGCCCAACCGTCATCCGCGCCCAAAGCCCCTCAGGACGCCATTCCCGCTCGATCGAGCCCCCAAGCTGGTTGACGATGCTCAACTCGGTCAGCCGAGTGCCGAAGCCCTGGCGTACGGGCTCCCCGGTGATCGCCGGCCCACCGCTTTCCCGCCAGTCGATGCTGATCTCGCCACCCTGTTCGGCCAGGGTGATATCGACCCGCCCGACGCCGGTGCTCAACGCACCATATTTGGCGGCGTTGGTGGCTAATTCGTGGATCAGCAGCGCGATTGGCGTCGCGCCCCGGTCATCGACGGTGACATCGATGCCTTCGATGGAGATGCGGCCGTCCTGCAGCGCGAGGTAGGGCGCCAGAACTTCCCGGAAAATCCCCTTCAGGCTGTCGGGCAGGTCGCCGGGCTGCGACTGATCGGAATGTGGCCTGACAAATTCATGGGCGCGGCCGAGGGCGGCGATGCGCTCCTGAAGCGTTCGCGCGAAATCGCGGTGCTCGGGCTGCTGCCGGGCCGAAAGGCCGATAAGGCCGGCGATGACGGCGAAGATGTTCTTGATCCGATGACTGAGTTCGCGGCTGAGAATTTCGTTCTGGTTGGCCTGCCGCTTCTGTTCATGGATATCGGTGCAGGTCCCCATCCAGCGAATGATCGTCCCTTCGGAGTTGCGCATCGGCATCGCCCGCCCCAACACCCAGCGATATTCGCCGCTGTGGTGGCGCAGCCGATACTCGATTTCATAAGGCTCTCCGGTCCTGAGGCTGTGACGCCAAAGACCCCAGGCCCGTTCCTGATCATCGGGATGGAACATGCCGTTCCAGGCTTCGCCGTCCGTTGAGCCTGCCGGAACGCCCGTAAATTCATACCAGCGGGCATTGTAATAATCATGATAGCCATCGGGCAGGGTCGACCAGACCATGTGCGGAAATGCGTCCGCAAGCGTCCTGAAGCGCAAGTCGCTTTCGCGAAGCGCATTGCGGGCGGTGACCAATTGCGATTCCGAGTTTTGAGATAGTTCGTTCACGCGATCCCAAGGCGTTGAAGGACTGGCCAAAGGCCATGAGGCCCGTGGCCTCGGATCGCAATGCTCCGCCGCGCCGATGGTTCCGCGCCCGACCCGCCCGCCGCGGGGCGGCCTACACTTGCTTCGGGGGGCCGATCTGCTATTGGCGCGCACTTCCAATCCTTTGGATGGAAATTGCGGGAGGCGCGCTTCGCTCGGCGAGGGGCTCCGTCTGGACCGCTAAGCTTGAACAGGAGGGTCCGCCCTCCCTTACAGAGTGAGAAAAATGGCTAAGAAAATTACGGGCTATATCAAGCTCCAGGTGCCTGCGGGCGCCGCCAACCCGTCGCCGCCGATCGGTCCTGCCCTGGGCCAGCGCGGCGTCAACATCATGGAATTCTGCAAGGCGTTCAACGCCGCCACGCAGGACCTTGAAAAGGCCTCGCCGATCCCGACGGTGATCACCGTCTATGCCGACCGCAGCTTTTCCTTCACCACCAAGACCCCGCCGGCGTCGTTCCTCCTCAAGAAGGCGGCGAAGCTGAAGTCGGGTTCGAAGGAACCGGGCAAGGTTTCGGCCGGCACGATCAAGCGGTCGCAGCTCGCCGAGATCGCCGAAGTGAAGATGAAGGACCTCAATGCAAACGACATTGAGGCCGCCACCAAAATTATCGAAGGCTCCGCCCGCGCGATGGGCCTCCAGGTTGTGGAGGGCTAAGGACATGGCGAAGCTCACGAAGAAGCAGAAGGCCCTTGAGGGCAAGGTCGAAGCGATGAAGATGTACGGCGTCGACGAGGCGATCGGCCTGGTCAAGTCGCTGGCGACCAGCAAGTTCGACGAAACCGTCGAAGTGGCGATCAACCTGGGCGTCGACCCGCGTCACGCCGACCAGATGGTCCGCGGCGTGGTCAACCTGCCGAAGGGCACCGGCAAGGACGTCCGCGTCGCCGTCTTCGCTCGCGGAGACAAGGCCGAGGAAGCGAAGAAGGCGGGCGCCGAAGTGGTTGGCGCCGAAGACCTGATGGAAGAAGTCCAGGGCGGCCGTTCCGACTTCGACCGGGTCATCGCTACCCCGGACATGATGGGCGTCGTTGGCCGCCTCGGTAAGGTCCTTGGCCCCAAGGGCCTGATGCCGAACCCGAAGCTGGGCACCGTCACCCCTAACGTCGGACAGGCCGTCAAGGACGCCAAGTCGGGCCAGGTGGAGTTCCGTGTCGAAAAGGCCGGCATCATCCATGCCGGCATTGGCAAGGCGAGCTTCCCCGAAGCCGACCTCAAGGCCAATTTCGATGCGTTCGTCGACGCGATCGTCAAGGCCAAGCCGTCCGGCGCCAAGGGCAAATATGTCAAGAAGGTCGCGCTCAGCTCCTCGATGGGACCGGGCGTCAAGGTTGACCTGACCGAAGTCGCCGGCGCCTAATCGCCCCGGCAAAGATTAAGGGCCGGAGCGGCGACGCTCCGGCCCTTTCTCGTTGCGGTCCCTGGTGGCTGTGCCGGCCCCTGGAGGGCGGTGGGGTCGGCACAGCCGGGGAAGCACGGATATTCCGCCTCAACGGCGCAACTGCCAAGATGGACTTTGGTCCCTATGTCCCGGCCGGAACCTGCGCGGCCGCCGTAGCGAGATCCAACTCGCCCTCCTCATAGCCGTCCCAATAATGAATCCGTTCGGCTTCGACCCGAACCATCGTAAGGCCCGGAGTGTCGATCCCCTGTTTGAACCAGGAATCGAGATCCTTGTCCCAGTGCTTCGCGAACTGCTCCTTGTCCTGGACTAGGCTGGCCCGCCCTTCCATCGCGATGAAGAAGGGTTTCATGCCGAGCATCCCCGACTTTGACTGGTAAGAAACTCCGACGTTGGAATCGCGCCGGATGTCGGCCACGGTGCGCGCGTCGTCGCAGGTGAAGAAATAAGTGTCGCCGTCGAAATCGACGTTGCGGTTATTGCTCATCGGGCGACCGGCGACGGAGCCGCCCTCGGTCCGGGTCGACAATATGGCAAAATCGATGTCCCGCATCTTTTCGCTGACATCCTTCAAGGTAAATTTGGACATCGTGACCTCCGTCGGTTGTTACCCCCCAACGCCGGCAAAGCGTCATGTCTCCAGCGACAGAGCGTAAAAGGCCCGCGTTAACGTGCCGCTTGCCACGGCGAGCCGGCTTTGCCACCTTGGCCGCGAAAGGCCGGCGATGGGGGAACTCAAGCGCAAGGAATATGAGGAGCTGGTCGAGCCGCTCCGGCGCGAGCTCAGTCATGCCGCTCGTTGGATCGCCGAGACCGGCCAGCGCCTGGTCATCCTGTTCGAAGGCCGGGACACTGCCGGCAAGGGCGGATCGATCGACATGTTCGCCTCGACGCTCAACCCGCGCCAGTGCCATGTCGTCGCCCTACCCGCCCCGACCGAGCGCGAGCGCGGCCAATGGTATTTCCAGCGCTATATCCCGCACCTGCCCGCGCGCGGGGAAATCAGCCTGTTCGATCGAAGCTGGTACAATCGCGCGGTGGTCGAGCCGGTCATGGGTTTCTGCACCCCCGAACAGACCAGCTCCTTCCTGCGCGCCGTCCCGGAGTTCGAGCGCGACCTCGTCGAGGACGGTATTTTTCTGTTCAAATATTGGCTCTGCTGCGACCAGGACAAGCAGGAGGCAAGGTTCAAGGCGCGGCTCGCAAATCCCACCCGGCGGTGGAAATTGTCGCCGGTGGATATCGAGGCGCGAAGCCGCTACCAGGCCTATACCGACGCCCGCGAACGGATGCTCGAGGCCACGCATTCCCCATGGGCGCCCTGGTCGCTTGTCGACTTCAATGACCAGCGGCTCGGTCGGCTGACCTTGCTTCGCGACCTGCTCGACCGGTTGCCAGATCGCGAGCTGCCCCTGCCGACCATCGACTGGCCTCCGCTGGACCATGAACCGCTCAGGGAGGAATATCGCACGCTTCGCCCGATCGCGCCCTATGCGGCCGGACCATGATGTCGACGCGAGGCTAACAGCAAGGGGCTGCGCATGAATGGCTATCGATTGATGGCGAAGGTGATCGCCTACTACACCCTCCTCGCGCTGGTTATCTGGGCCGCGCTGACGATGTTGCCGGGCCTTCGCGACTATCTGCCGGTGGGCGGGGTCGAACAGATCATCACCAAGGGTGATCGCGGACTGGCGCTCCAGGGCAACGAAATTCCCGCGGCCGAAGTTCGCGGGTTCGCCGAGAGCATGGCCTGGCTTGCAATCAGTATCCTGGGTTCGCTGCTGACCTCTATCCCGGTCAGCTGGATCTACATGGGGATCCGCACCGAGGAGGAATATGACCAGTCACTGATCAGCACGATCATCATCCTGCCGATGGTCGTGACCGGCGTTGTCGTGGTCGTTCAGAACAGCCTGGCGCTGGCCTTTTCCCTGGCCGGGATCGCCGGCGCGGTGCGGTTCAAGAATACGCTGAAAAGTTCGGGCGATGCCTTGTTCGTGCTGCTTGCCGTCGGCATCGGCCTGGCATCGGGGATCGGTGCGGTCGAACTGGCGGTAATGATGAGCATCGCCTTCAACCTGTGTTTCCTGGTGTTGTGGATTATCGAATATGGCGAGCGTTACGGCATGAAACGCTATATGTCCGACATCGACGGCCACTGTCCGCCGCCGCCCGGCGCAATACCGCCGCTTCCGCCAGCCGTTCCCCCGACTCCGCCGCCGGTCAATTGAGGCAATCGGCGAGCAACTTCTTGCGCACTGACTGATCGGTTGCGATGTCGTCGAAAAAGTCGGCCAGATAGGCTAGGGCCTTGCGCTGCGTCCGGCTTTCCAGACCCGGCAGGTTCGCGAAAATGGCTTCTGCCTGCCCGCGCCGGGCGCGCAATTCCGTCGCCGCGGCGAGCAGTTGGGCATTATGCGCACAATAGCCGCGATAAAGCCGTTGGCGGACGCTGTTGACGCGCAGGCCCTCGGGCGGTTCGGCATAGGGCGCATCGACGAGGCCGCTATGGTCGAAATCATAGGGGACAGGCGCGAAACGCGCGCCGGCCCTGGCCAGCCGGCCATTGTGGCAACACCCCGCGCCTTGCGGCCCGGCGCGCATCGACCAGTCGAGATTGCCGATCATATATTGAAACAGCGCTACACGCGCCGATTGTCTGGGCTCCAGCTGTGAGGCGGCGATGCGGTCCCCACTCGCGGCCCGGCTCAGGCCGTTGCGCTTTGCGCTATGGTCGAAATCCTCGATGAAGAAGCCGTAACGGGAAAAGCCCCTCCCCCCGTCATCCCGATAATCGATCAGTGCCAGGCGTGCGCCAAAGCTGAGGGGGCTCATCAAGTTAAACAGGCGATAGGCCGAATATTCGAGCAGGACGCGCTGGTGATAAGACTCTCCGGCCTGGCAATGGGTGACCAGCTTGAGCCGGTGCTGGCCCGCAAATGGCGAGGCTGCGGGAGGCGGCGCGGAAAATTCGACGCGAAGCGGCGGGAAATCGCAAAATCCGCCTTTTCGCCGCGAGATGCCACGCGCTGACAGACGAATCGGATGCGCGGCGCCGCTCGCCTCCGTCAGCGTCGCCGGGTGGGGCGCGACCGAGTCCGCCGCATTGCGCGCGATGCGGCTTACCGGTCCGGCGATCATGATGCGAAGCGGCGCTTCTGCGGCGAACAATGTCGCCGGCTGCTGCGCCGCCGCGGGATGCGCGCCGGCCACGGCGACAAGGATGGCGATGCAACCGAGCCGCGTCATTGGCCCTCCGGAAAGGCGTTACTGGTGGTCCGGGCAGCCTGCCGCGCGACGGCTCCCGAACCGCGGATCTCAAGCCATGACGGGACTCCGCCATAAGTTCGGCTGTTCCCGCTGTCGATCCGCCATAACCTTCCGTCCAGGGCCTCGATGATCTGGGTCGATGGGGTGTGCCCAACGACGATTCGGCTGACCCCGAATTTCTGGAGGGCCAGCGCAACCTCCTGGTCGGGGGTCAGCGGCGTTGCGCCCGGTACCGAGGGGGCCAGCGTCGTTTCATCGCTTGTGCCGCGCGTTACCAAGCCTCGATACCATAAGGGGCCCGTCGGATCGTTGATGATCGCCGCCGCCGAACTGTCGCGGGACTTCAGCGCGGCAGCCACCTGTTCGTTGATCTGCGCGATCGACTGGTCCGCGTAGCGGCTGCTGATCCCCCCATGGACGAACAAGCTGTCGCCCAATTTCACGACTGCCGGATTTCCGAGTACCCATTCGCCAAGTTCGCCGTCGCTGCGCCAGGCGGCCTGGTATTCAAGCCGGCCGAGGGGCACTTCCTTCATCCAGGCAGCGCGGACGTCGGCTGGCCTGAGCGTCGGGTCGCGGGCGATGGCATCGGCTTCGACGCTTGCCCGGCTTGCCTCGTAAACACGGTCGCGGAGGGCAGCCGAATTCCTGTCGGCGAAGGCGGCATATTCGCCGGGATGCACATAGCGCATGTCGCCGGTCATCATCATCGCTTCATGATTGCCGACCAGCACAATGACCTGTCCGCCGCGCCGCCGCGACTCCCGCTGGAGCCGCTTCAGGTGGCGGATGATCTTGAGGCTGTCGGGCCCGCGGTCGACGACATCGCCGAGCTGCACCAGCGTGGTCGCGCCGCCGGTCCAGCGGCCGCGCTGGTCGACCAGCCCGGCCCCGCGGGCGATTGCCAGCCAGGCGTCATAATCCCCGTGCAGGTCACCGACCGCGACGATGCGTTCGGGTGCCCGCGCTCCGGTCGGCGCGGCAGGCAACATCATCATGACCAGCGCGAACAAGGGCCAGACCAACAGCCGCAACATCGGCACCCCCCTGGCATTGAACGTGCGCAAGTGGGCGCCGCGCAACGATTTTTGTCAACCCGCCTGTGGCCAAGCCCGTCTGTCGCGCGCTTGACTTTCCCGGTGCTGCCTGTAGAGGCCGCGCGGTCATGCCCATCGGGCTGACGCTCGTCCGAGACAGTCGCTGCCCCTGATCCGTCAGGGACTTAATTCGCGGCCTAGACGGGGATAAGGAATTCAAGGACGGGTCGCCATCGGCGTCCCGGTCGTGCGCGGGAAACGATCCTGCGCCTCTCGATCCATCCCCCGGACATCTCGGAGACTTGGGATTTCCCAAGGCTCCAACCCTTTGCCGGATGGTCCGGCAGGGGGAATGACTAGGAGAATGGCATGGATCGTTCGCAAAAAGCCGATCTGGTTGCCGAGCTGAAGAACGTCTTCACCGAGACCAGCGTGGTGGTGATCACCCGCAATCTCGGCCTGTCGGTCGCGCAATCGACCGACCTGCGCCTGAAGATGCGCGATGCCGGTGCCCAGTTCAAAGTTGCGAAGAACCGGCTTGCCAAGATCGCGCTCGAGGGCACCCAATATGGTCCGATCGGTGACTTGCTCACCGGCCCGACCGCACTTGCAACCTCGATCGACCCCGTGGCCGCCGCCAAGGTGGCCGTGGAGTTCGCCAAGACCAACGATCGTCTCGAGATCGTCGGTGGCGCGATGGGCGACACGCTGCTCGACGTGAACGGGATCAAGGCACTTGCCGAGCTTCCCTCGCTCGATCAGCTGCGCGGCACTCTCGTGGGCCTCATCCAGGCGCCCGCGACGAAGATCGCCCGCATCGCCAAGGAGCCGGGTGGCCAGTTGGCGCGCGTCATGGCCGCCAAGGCCGCAGCTTAAGTTTTTCGTTATTCACGCACGACACCTGGGCCGATGGGCCCACTAGGAGACTAAAATGGCTGACCTGAACAAGATCGTCGACGACCTGTCGGCTCTGACCGTCCTCGAAGCTGCCGAACTGGCCAAGCTGCTCGAAGAAAAGTGGGGCGTTTCGGCCGCTGCGGCCGTTGCCGTTGCCGGCCCGGCCGCCGGCGCCGCTGCCCCGGCTGCTGAAGAGCAGACTGAGTTCGACGTGATCCTCACCGGCGACGGTGGCAAGAAGATCAACGTCATCAAGGAAGTCCGCGCCATCACCGGCCTGGGCCTGGGCGAAGCCAAGGCGCTGGTCGAAGGCGCTCCGAAGGCGCTCAAGGAAGGCGTCAACAAGGACGAAGCCGAAAAGATCAAGAAGCAGATCGAAGAAGCCGGCGGCACCGTCGAGCTCAAGTAAGCTGCTTCGGGCCTCTTCGCTCGAACCGACACAGGAAGGGCGGCTCTCATGGGGGCCGCCCTTTTTGCGTTCAGGCGGGGAGCGCCCCCGCCGGGACCGGGCGCTTGCCCGCGACCCATCCCGCCCAGCCGATCCCCGCGCCGGCCAGCGTCGCCGCAAGCGCCATCGGCCAGGTCGGGATCGCGGCGGCATGCACGTAAAGCTGCTTCCACGCCGCAGTCCCGCCCGGAAATTCGAATAGTAGCGAACTCAGCAGCGTCAGCCCGCCGGCGATCGCGAATGGCCGGCCATTGGTCCGTCCCGCGCGCACGGCGATAATGAAGGCGATCATCGCGGTTGCTCCATTGCCGAGGTGGAAGCTCGGCCCCAGCCGCTCGAAGGCTCCGGGCTGCGAAAAGTCGATTCCCATAAGGAGCGGCGCGAGGCGGCCCAGAATAGGTGGCATCAAGAAGAGCGCGGTCGCCAGCAGATGGGAAGCATGCGGCCCGATCTTGCGGCGCTGCTTCAGCGCCTGAAAATAGAAATAGGCCATGCCGCCGACGGCAACGAAATCGAGCCAGGCCAAGTGTGGCGGCCAAATCGCGCTGAAAGGCGTTGCAGCGCTGACATGACGCTGCGCCATGCCGACGAAGATCGTCGCCCCGCCGGCAAGGAACAGCGGGAACAACGCCAGGCTGACCAGCCCGTTGGCCCGGTGGAAGCGGCGATGACCGTGATGGATTGACCAACTCTGCATCGCCAGCAGAAGCAACCACATGGTCGCGGTGATGCCGTGAAAATGGAAGGAAGGCGGACTGGTCGACAGGACCGACAGATAGTTGGGCCAGAAGGCCAGCGCGGCCAGCGGAAACAGCGACAGCACCCACCAGTGCGCATGGCGAAATGGCATCTTGGCCCCCTATGAAACCTGCCCCTCCGGAATGCTAGCGAAAGCGGGCATTTTCGCAAGCGGTGGACCGCCCTTCCCGGTTCGCCGACGGAACGACCCCGCGCCCGCAGGGTTGTGTTGGCATTGGCATTGAACAGCAAAAGGGAAGAAATATGGGACGCAACGTCACGATGAGCATCGGCGTGCTGATTCTGATCCTGATCGTCGTCGCTCTGGTTTTCTGAGCTAGTCGAAGATCGACAGGTCGAGCGGCTCGCTCGGCCCAAACCAGACAACATGGTCGCGGTGGTCGGCGCGGTCGTCGCCAGTCGATGCATGGGCAAAGACGGTTAGGCCGTCACGATTGACGGCCAGCCATGTCGCGACCTCTCCAAATTGCTGGGTCGGAACGGTCAGCTGCACCGACCCTCGCGGGTGCGGCCCGACCGGGCCTGGGTGGTATTGGCCGACCCTGATCCCGAACTTCGCGTTAGCCCGCTGCGCCAGCGCCCTTGCCGCATCGACCTCTACCGCATCGAAATAGATGTGGGCGTGGAAATCGCGGATTGGCCTGCCGTTCATGCCTCGCTCCTTGAGATGGTCCAGAGTCGCCCCTTATCCGCGATAGTGCAATCAGAATCGCCGGATTGAGGAACCGACTCAGCGGACAAACATTGATTCTTCGAAAGTCAAGTTCAAATAGATGAGGCGCAAAATGAGAAAGCTGGAGCTTGCGCTCGGCCTGACGGCCGCGCTCGCCCTTTCAGTCCCGGCCAGTCCCGCACTGGCTTCGATGGAAACTCCGGAAGCCAAGGCCGAGGCGAGCGACGCTGCGTCGATCGCCCGTTACGACATGATCGAGGCGTTCGGCGACA comes from the Sphingomonas xanthus genome and includes:
- the ppk2 gene encoding polyphosphate kinase 2; this encodes MGELKRKEYEELVEPLRRELSHAARWIAETGQRLVILFEGRDTAGKGGSIDMFASTLNPRQCHVVALPAPTERERGQWYFQRYIPHLPARGEISLFDRSWYNRAVVEPVMGFCTPEQTSSFLRAVPEFERDLVEDGIFLFKYWLCCDQDKQEARFKARLANPTRRWKLSPVDIEARSRYQAYTDARERMLEATHSPWAPWSLVDFNDQRLGRLTLLRDLLDRLPDRELPLPTIDWPPLDHEPLREEYRTLRPIAPYAAGP
- the rplJ gene encoding 50S ribosomal protein L10, with amino-acid sequence MDRSQKADLVAELKNVFTETSVVVITRNLGLSVAQSTDLRLKMRDAGAQFKVAKNRLAKIALEGTQYGPIGDLLTGPTALATSIDPVAAAKVAVEFAKTNDRLEIVGGAMGDTLLDVNGIKALAELPSLDQLRGTLVGLIQAPATKIARIAKEPGGQLARVMAAKAAA
- a CDS encoding DUF4956 domain-containing protein, which produces MNGYRLMAKVIAYYTLLALVIWAALTMLPGLRDYLPVGGVEQIITKGDRGLALQGNEIPAAEVRGFAESMAWLAISILGSLLTSIPVSWIYMGIRTEEEYDQSLISTIIILPMVVTGVVVVVQNSLALAFSLAGIAGAVRFKNTLKSSGDALFVLLAVGIGLASGIGAVELAVMMSIAFNLCFLVLWIIEYGERYGMKRYMSDIDGHCPPPPGAIPPLPPAVPPTPPPVN
- a CDS encoding DOPA 4,5-dioxygenase family protein, with protein sequence MNGRPIRDFHAHIYFDAVEVDAARALAQRANAKFGIRVGQYHPGPVGPHPRGSVQLTVPTQQFGEVATWLAVNRDGLTVFAHASTGDDRADHRDHVVWFGPSEPLDLSIFD
- the rplL gene encoding 50S ribosomal protein L7/L12, with protein sequence MADLNKIVDDLSALTVLEAAELAKLLEEKWGVSAAAAVAVAGPAAGAAAPAAEEQTEFDVILTGDGGKKINVIKEVRAITGLGLGEAKALVEGAPKALKEGVNKDEAEKIKKQIEEAGGTVELK
- a CDS encoding metallophosphoesterase; its protein translation is MLRLLVWPLFALVMMMLPAAPTGARAPERIVAVGDLHGDYDAWLAIARGAGLVDQRGRWTGGATTLVQLGDVVDRGPDSLKIIRHLKRLQRESRRRGGQVIVLVGNHEAMMMTGDMRYVHPGEYAAFADRNSAALRDRVYEASRASVEADAIARDPTLRPADVRAAWMKEVPLGRLEYQAAWRSDGELGEWVLGNPAVVKLGDSLFVHGGISSRYADQSIAQINEQVAAALKSRDSSAAAIINDPTGPLWYRGLVTRGTSDETTLAPSVPGATPLTPDQEVALALQKFGVSRIVVGHTPSTQIIEALDGRLWRIDSGNSRTYGGVPSWLEIRGSGAVARQAARTTSNAFPEGQ